In Halobacillus amylolyticus, the following proteins share a genomic window:
- a CDS encoding glycine betaine ABC transporter substrate-binding protein translates to MNKWKEKLSLILVILMVTVLAACGSTDEEAAAGSQESGKKISIGQINWAENIAVTNMWKVILENKGYDVELNNLNMGSTMQALESGDLDVSLEIWLPVQDANYLKEYQDTVNFSEATWYDNAKVGLVVPTYVEEVNSVEDLNEHKELFNSEIVGFGPGAGTMEVTEQLIKDYDLEFELLSSSEPAMLAEIGNAIENKEPIVAPLWSPHWIFSKYDLKFLEDPKKTFGGVEKIHHATRQGFEEDYPEVSEWFKNWKMNDQQIGKLIEYVENAEEPLAGAKKWVEENQKLIDEWMK, encoded by the coding sequence ATGAACAAGTGGAAAGAAAAACTTAGTTTAATTTTAGTGATCCTAATGGTTACTGTTCTGGCAGCCTGCGGAAGCACTGATGAGGAAGCAGCTGCAGGATCACAAGAAAGCGGTAAAAAAATTAGTATTGGTCAGATCAACTGGGCTGAAAACATTGCGGTAACAAATATGTGGAAAGTAATTTTAGAAAATAAAGGGTATGACGTAGAGTTAAACAATTTGAACATGGGTAGTACGATGCAGGCGTTAGAGAGTGGCGACCTGGACGTTAGTTTAGAAATATGGTTACCCGTTCAAGATGCTAACTATTTAAAGGAATATCAAGATACCGTTAATTTCTCAGAGGCTACTTGGTATGACAATGCAAAAGTAGGACTTGTTGTCCCAACCTATGTAGAAGAAGTGAATAGTGTTGAAGATTTGAATGAACATAAAGAACTGTTCAATAGCGAAATCGTTGGGTTTGGTCCTGGCGCAGGTACGATGGAAGTGACGGAACAATTAATTAAAGACTATGATCTTGAATTTGAACTCCTATCAAGCTCTGAACCTGCGATGTTAGCTGAAATTGGTAATGCAATAGAAAACAAAGAACCTATCGTAGCCCCCCTTTGGAGCCCGCACTGGATTTTCTCCAAATATGACTTAAAATTCTTGGAAGATCCGAAAAAAACATTCGGTGGCGTAGAAAAAATTCACCATGCGACAAGACAAGGATTTGAAGAAGATTATCCAGAAGTAAGCGAGTGGTTTAAAAATTGGAAGATGAATGATCAACAAATCGGCAAGCTTATTGAGTATGTAGAAAATGCCGAAGAGCCTCTTGCTGGAGCTAAGAAATGGGTGGAAGAGAATCAGAAATTAATTGATGAATGGATGAAATAA
- the betB gene encoding betaine-aldehyde dehydrogenase yields MQLQLQHYINGKWVGADSENTRTIINPFNQEVIAVVPEGDESDAKAAIAAAREAFDNGEWAAAPATERGAVVRKLAELIERDKEELAYLESLDTGKTVEESRGDMDDIAGVFRYFAELADKDGGELIDSPISNSISKVVHEPVGVCGQITPWNYPLLQASWKLAPALATGNTLIMKPSEITPLTTIKVFELTEEAGVPAGVANLVLGAGNTVGAELSSNEDVDLISFTGGIATGKKIMQAASANVKNLALELGGKNPNIIFADADFETAVDQALNGVFFHAGQICSAGTRLIVEESIHDEFVNALVERVKKFKLGSGFEEDTQMGPLISAEHLAKVEKYVEAGVKEGATLAVGGGRPEDPALQKGFFYLPTIFTDCTTDMRVVQDEGFGPIITVEKFTAEEEAVKLANDSIYGLAGGVWTNDIAKAERCAAKMRMGTVWINEFNLYFPHAPWGGFKQSGIGRELGRLGMEEYTETKHIFQNLKPEPINWF; encoded by the coding sequence CTGCAACTACAACTACAACATTATATTAATGGTAAATGGGTTGGCGCGGACTCTGAGAATACGCGTACGATTATTAATCCATTTAATCAGGAAGTGATTGCTGTTGTTCCTGAAGGTGATGAGTCGGATGCGAAAGCAGCAATCGCTGCAGCAAGAGAAGCATTTGATAATGGGGAATGGGCTGCTGCCCCAGCAACGGAGCGAGGGGCTGTCGTAAGGAAGCTTGCTGAATTGATTGAGAGAGATAAAGAAGAACTTGCTTACTTAGAATCATTGGATACAGGTAAAACAGTAGAAGAAAGCCGCGGAGACATGGATGATATCGCGGGGGTATTTCGTTATTTCGCAGAACTTGCGGATAAAGACGGCGGGGAGCTGATCGACTCTCCGATATCAAATTCGATCAGTAAAGTGGTTCACGAACCCGTTGGTGTCTGCGGACAAATTACGCCCTGGAATTATCCTTTACTGCAAGCGTCATGGAAATTGGCTCCAGCACTTGCAACCGGAAATACGTTAATCATGAAGCCAAGTGAAATTACACCGCTTACTACTATAAAAGTATTTGAATTGACGGAAGAAGCCGGTGTACCTGCCGGTGTTGCTAACTTAGTCCTTGGCGCGGGCAATACAGTAGGTGCAGAGCTTTCCAGCAACGAAGATGTGGACTTGATTTCTTTCACAGGCGGCATTGCAACCGGGAAGAAAATTATGCAAGCGGCAAGCGCCAACGTGAAGAATCTAGCTCTTGAGCTGGGCGGGAAAAACCCGAATATCATTTTTGCTGATGCTGACTTTGAAACAGCTGTCGATCAAGCATTAAACGGAGTTTTCTTCCACGCAGGACAAATCTGTTCCGCTGGTACAAGACTGATTGTAGAAGAAAGCATTCACGATGAGTTCGTAAACGCGCTTGTGGAGCGAGTGAAAAAATTTAAGCTGGGAAGCGGATTTGAAGAAGATACCCAAATGGGGCCGCTAATTTCAGCTGAACACCTTGCGAAAGTAGAAAAGTATGTAGAAGCAGGGGTTAAAGAAGGTGCTACATTAGCAGTTGGCGGCGGACGCCCAGAAGACCCTGCGTTACAAAAAGGATTTTTCTACCTGCCTACGATCTTCACAGACTGCACAACAGACATGAGGGTCGTCCAAGACGAAGGATTTGGTCCAATTATTACGGTTGAAAAATTCACTGCCGAAGAAGAGGCCGTAAAGCTTGCGAATGACTCGATCTACGGACTTGCTGGCGGCGTGTGGACAAACGATATTGCAAAAGCAGAACGTTGTGCAGCGAAAATGCGCATGGGGACGGTTTGGATCAATGAATTCAACCTTTATTTTCCACACGCCCCGTGGGGTGGATTTAAGCAGTCTGGTATCGGCCGCGAGCTAGGCAGACTAGGTATGGAAGAATATACAGAAACAAAGCATATCTTCCAAAACCTTAAACCAGAGCCTATAAACTGGTTCTAA
- a CDS encoding HipA domain-containing protein, translating to MYNITDISNWTNDYSLQVSGTREKYWLKPETDDANRYLFKVPKVSNGEIWAEKVSSELGKMLHLKMMNVEFAEQNGRKGVILENFISKTEGMADGGEILSTILDEFNPWSLDQYSIENIMISLQPFGFEKDFVSLCVFDCLIANQDRHCENWAVVLSDGTPVFSPIFDNGASLGFNVGSRKLEDLMKDERMFKGFTNRSKTLIEVEQKKKPKVLKLLNYLKEQYPCYTKDEIRRIGSLDLSKLSNILNKVPLAIMSVLEKEWVLKLIHYRKQWMLEWYKGG from the coding sequence ATGTACAATATAACGGATATTTCGAACTGGACTAATGATTATTCCCTTCAAGTGTCCGGAACTAGAGAAAAGTATTGGCTCAAACCGGAGACAGATGATGCTAATCGCTATCTGTTCAAAGTACCTAAGGTATCAAATGGAGAAATTTGGGCTGAAAAAGTATCTTCTGAACTTGGGAAGATGCTTCATCTTAAAATGATGAATGTTGAGTTTGCAGAACAAAATGGAAGAAAAGGGGTCATATTAGAAAACTTCATTTCCAAAACAGAAGGTATGGCAGATGGTGGTGAAATTTTGTCCACTATTTTGGATGAGTTTAATCCATGGAGTTTAGACCAATACTCAATAGAGAACATAATGATTTCACTTCAGCCTTTTGGCTTTGAAAAAGATTTTGTTTCATTATGTGTCTTTGACTGTTTAATTGCGAACCAAGACCGACACTGTGAAAATTGGGCAGTAGTATTAAGTGATGGAACTCCTGTGTTTTCTCCCATATTTGATAATGGTGCTTCTTTGGGGTTTAATGTAGGAAGTAGGAAATTGGAAGATTTAATGAAAGATGAGAGAATGTTTAAAGGTTTTACAAATAGGTCAAAAACCCTAATTGAAGTTGAACAAAAGAAGAAACCAAAGGTGCTGAAGTTGCTAAATTATTTAAAGGAACAATATCCTTGTTATACAAAAGATGAAATAAGGCGTATAGGTTCTTTAGATTTATCAAAGCTAAGTAATATATTAAACAAAGTCCCATTGGCAATAATGAGTGTGTTAGAGAAAGAATGGGTATTAAAATTAATACATTATAGGAAACAGTGGATGTTAGAATGGTATAAAGGAGGTTAA
- a CDS encoding ribose-phosphate diphosphokinase, producing MSIAGPESTMKVFPLSSNQELAEDIASNLGIQLGECSVNQFSDGELKINIEESVRGCDVFVVQSTSESVNDHIMELLIMIDALKRASATSINVVIPYYGYARQDRKASAREPITAKLIADLIERAGATRVMSIDIHAPQTQGFFNIPVDLLLAMPILTKYLNEKSLDDVVVVSPDHGSVKRARQMADRLKTDIAIIDEREPRENFSEETNIVGDIEGKTAILIDDIVDTGTRITSGTKALLDKGVKEVYACSTHPVLSGSAIDKIKESAVKELIVTNSIPLTEDKKIDKLTQLTIAPLISEAIKRVHNEEPVSPLFD from the coding sequence ATGTCTATTGCAGGGCCTGAATCTACAATGAAAGTTTTCCCATTAAGTTCTAATCAAGAACTCGCTGAAGATATTGCCTCGAATTTGGGGATACAGCTAGGAGAATGTTCTGTTAACCAATTCAGTGATGGAGAATTAAAAATTAATATAGAAGAAAGTGTTCGTGGTTGTGATGTATTCGTTGTTCAATCAACGAGTGAGTCGGTAAACGATCATATTATGGAATTGCTTATTATGATTGATGCACTAAAGCGAGCGTCTGCTACATCGATCAATGTCGTTATCCCTTACTATGGCTATGCGCGCCAGGATCGGAAAGCCAGTGCAAGAGAACCTATTACGGCTAAATTAATCGCCGACTTGATCGAACGAGCTGGTGCGACACGTGTCATGTCTATTGATATCCATGCACCCCAAACACAAGGATTTTTCAATATTCCTGTTGACCTATTGCTTGCCATGCCCATTCTTACAAAATACTTGAACGAAAAAAGCCTCGATGATGTCGTCGTTGTCTCTCCTGACCATGGAAGTGTAAAAAGAGCCCGCCAAATGGCCGATCGCTTAAAAACGGATATCGCGATTATTGATGAGCGAGAGCCAAGAGAAAACTTCTCTGAAGAAACGAATATCGTCGGTGACATTGAGGGAAAAACGGCGATTCTAATCGATGATATTGTTGATACGGGGACAAGAATTACTAGCGGTACGAAAGCATTGCTTGATAAAGGTGTGAAAGAAGTGTATGCGTGTAGTACACACCCTGTCCTTTCCGGATCAGCTATTGATAAAATTAAAGAATCTGCCGTTAAAGAGTTGATCGTTACGAACAGCATCCCGCTAACTGAAGATAAAAAGATTGATAAGCTGACACAGCTCACGATTGCTCCGTTAATTAGTGAAGCCATTAAACGGGTCCATAATGAAGAGCCGGTTAGTCCGTTATTCGATTAA
- a CDS encoding HIRAN domain-containing protein, translating into MKELLWLVWQNPKSRKKYHVGNLLYVADDGYYFEYDKTNKPRGLQEAIKNGFVTFFAFPDLSKSYYSPFMFHAFSRRLPNKERPDYNSLLQLYGLTSLSHEMEILRVTKGKTATDSFELVSPLLMNEGMFKVDFYIEGWRYYDGEKSLDTLENDQELILVREPDLKHDKYAVKILTTDGAHLGYIPAVYAEFFSTLLKEDQFVRMTIKAINKHGIPQMKVLVHVTGVLPLNLREKYPNLLFPTQHNLEYT; encoded by the coding sequence ATGAAAGAATTATTATGGTTGGTTTGGCAAAATCCAAAGTCCAGAAAGAAATACCACGTTGGAAACCTTTTATATGTAGCAGATGACGGTTACTATTTTGAATATGATAAAACCAATAAACCAAGAGGGCTTCAAGAAGCTATAAAAAATGGATTTGTAACTTTCTTTGCCTTTCCAGACCTTTCTAAAAGTTATTACTCCCCTTTTATGTTCCATGCATTTAGTAGAAGACTTCCTAATAAAGAACGTCCAGATTATAATTCGTTACTTCAATTATATGGATTAACAAGTTTATCACATGAGATGGAAATCCTACGGGTAACAAAGGGGAAGACAGCCACTGATTCTTTTGAGTTGGTTTCTCCATTGCTAATGAATGAAGGTATGTTTAAAGTAGACTTTTATATTGAAGGCTGGAGGTATTATGATGGTGAAAAATCATTAGATACTCTAGAAAACGATCAGGAATTAATTTTAGTTAGAGAGCCTGATCTTAAGCATGATAAGTATGCAGTGAAAATATTAACAACAGATGGTGCTCACCTAGGATATATTCCTGCGGTGTATGCTGAATTTTTTTCTACGCTATTAAAAGAAGATCAATTCGTGAGAATGACTATTAAAGCAATTAATAAACATGGAATTCCGCAAATGAAAGTTCTGGTTCATGTAACTGGGGTTTTACCACTTAACTTACGAGAAAAGTATCCTAATTTACTTTTCCCTACACAACATAATTTAGAATACACTTAA
- a CDS encoding arginase family protein, with protein MSKPNGKESKTLRIVMPQWQGGSNSNYSLGAELLAWLFPENEHPIVWVPISQISPVTEMKGSVLGSQLLEQLEAANHIIQPPLDYIFAYKTPTYHAIVSVRAGGEMQSAFPSHMAPSMTSKYNNSFLTKRHAQIYGRKWEELQEVLF; from the coding sequence ATGTCTAAACCAAATGGAAAAGAATCAAAAACGTTACGTATAGTTATGCCTCAATGGCAAGGAGGATCTAATTCGAACTATTCGCTAGGGGCAGAACTCTTAGCTTGGCTGTTTCCAGAAAATGAACACCCCATTGTGTGGGTCCCGATAAGTCAAATCAGCCCAGTAACTGAAATGAAAGGGAGTGTGTTAGGGAGTCAACTTCTTGAACAATTAGAAGCCGCTAATCATATTATTCAACCTCCTTTAGACTACATATTCGCATATAAGACGCCAACTTACCATGCCATTGTAAGTGTAAGAGCAGGAGGGGAGATGCAATCCGCATTTCCTAGCCATATGGCCCCGTCAATGACTTCCAAGTACAATAATTCGTTTTTAACGAAACGACATGCTCAGATTTATGGCCGAAAGTGGGAAGAGTTACAAGAGGTATTATTTTAG
- the cudC gene encoding choline uptake/conversion transcriptional regulator CudC codes for MSESIESPSLKIEEAKNKVIGAIAETMDLYGVTPAAANLYATMYFEDQMTLDEMRIELGMSKPSMSTSVRRLQETEMVKKTFTRGSRKHTYAAEKNFFRSFMTFYCQMWEREAKKNLDAIGEAQEDFIEVIKDSNSTPEVVAKAKEYYDQLEESKTYYHWLDDLVASIRSGEIFEFLPKDQKE; via the coding sequence ATGAGTGAATCTATCGAAAGTCCGAGCCTCAAAATAGAAGAAGCCAAAAATAAAGTCATAGGCGCCATTGCAGAGACAATGGATTTATATGGGGTAACACCAGCTGCTGCAAACTTATATGCGACCATGTACTTTGAAGATCAGATGACGCTTGATGAAATGCGTATAGAACTCGGAATGAGCAAACCGAGTATGAGTACCAGCGTCCGCAGGCTCCAAGAAACAGAAATGGTGAAAAAAACATTTACACGCGGTTCCAGGAAACATACGTATGCAGCGGAGAAAAATTTCTTCCGTTCCTTTATGACGTTTTACTGTCAGATGTGGGAACGTGAAGCGAAAAAGAATTTGGACGCCATTGGAGAAGCACAAGAAGATTTCATAGAGGTCATAAAAGATTCCAACAGTACGCCAGAAGTTGTTGCAAAAGCAAAGGAATACTATGACCAATTAGAGGAGTCTAAAACATACTATCACTGGTTAGATGACCTTGTTGCAAGTATAAGAAGCGGTGAGATCTTCGAATTCTTACCGAAAGATCAAAAAGAATAA
- a CDS encoding Ltp family lipoprotein: METFLMILMLAALAGMVVFVVLAFVKGKGNRFRNFAKSGGCLFAFLVLALIVGSMGEEAPVAEEVAVEASAEAKEAEEKAKQEEEAKKAEEQAEKEQEEQEEQEEQEEQEEQEAKEAEEQAKKEEEERRAKEEEERKAKEEEERKAKEAEEDSLTVSQEQAVAMAQQYLNYTAFSKSGLIDQLVYEGFSQEEASFAVENITVDWQEQAVIMAQDYLDYTSFSRQGLIDQLTYEGFSTEHATYAVGQVGL; this comes from the coding sequence GTGGAAACGTTCTTAATGATTTTAATGTTAGCGGCTTTAGCAGGTATGGTAGTTTTTGTTGTCTTAGCCTTCGTGAAAGGTAAGGGTAACAGATTCAGGAACTTTGCTAAATCAGGTGGTTGCCTGTTCGCATTTCTAGTCCTAGCACTGATTGTAGGATCGATGGGTGAAGAAGCACCTGTTGCTGAAGAGGTTGCAGTTGAAGCTTCCGCAGAAGCTAAAGAGGCTGAAGAGAAGGCTAAGCAGGAAGAGGAAGCTAAGAAAGCTGAAGAACAAGCAGAGAAAGAGCAAGAAGAACAAGAAGAACAAGAAGAACAAGAAGAACAAGAAGAACAAGAAGCTAAAGAGGCTGAGGAACAGGCGAAGAAAGAAGAAGAGGAACGTAGGGCTAAAGAGGAAGAAGAACGGAAAGCTAAAGAAGAGGAAGAGCGTAAAGCTAAGGAAGCTGAAGAAGACAGCTTAACTGTTTCTCAAGAGCAGGCAGTTGCTATGGCTCAACAATATCTTAATTACACTGCATTCTCTAAATCAGGTTTGATTGACCAGTTAGTGTATGAGGGATTCAGTCAAGAGGAAGCATCCTTTGCTGTAGAGAATATCACGGTTGATTGGCAAGAACAGGCTGTTATTATGGCTCAAGACTATCTTGATTACACTTCTTTTTCAAGACAAGGTTTAATTGACCAATTGACTTATGAAGGATTCAGCACAGAGCACGCAACATACGCTGTCGGTCAAGTTGGTTTGTAA